In a genomic window of Kwoniella mangroviensis CBS 8507 chromosome 2, whole genome shotgun sequence:
- a CDS encoding glycogen debranching enzyme: MVSLKPTSIQIPLTNGTTAAATTTGVKTPKTPQDEAIAFFSGGSDGRPVQVWELALEDDGGPGEGKDYIRLPPPTRPYVLRFSIRPGTNVTRNGVLKSDFPMDGGEFKRGDWKERRLPTDLSKPVQIDLPISAPGAFCYYIEYDGPTPSSPRVTGRKGYFNVDPIISLPERTPFFTSESVQNPLRDTSAGVVLPKSTNVSLDGLIILSVLAKWMGKSNEWEKHFEEASRRGYNMLHWAPLQQRGYSGSPYSIKDQLSYDQAILVNKDVKDGGVAEIEKVVKMAKEKYGLGSVTDVVLNHMAYDSPWLEEHPEAGYSPHNTPHLAPAVELEDAILTLSSKLASLGLPTTLHSEGDLQQLIPAIRSAIDEVRLWEYYVFDVRSSVSEVGSSLLQNNPAPKPFESNLSGNQSPSQLAEVLKHQSSELIQGYKAYSARYCSRVKPEIAAGFIQKAFPNESPENQVKKWGEVLDVLNVDLYAECNDDVNAAVEGIVGRLRFTRLEDGGPKLGEITQERPLVEKYFTRLPSNSTTSKHPKASLALANNGWMWGADPLKNFAEYPSKAYIRRQVIVWDDCVKLRYGTKREDNPWLWDHMIKYTELLAATFDGFRLDNCHSTPLELGVAVIDAGRRINPNLYIMAELFTGSQEMDLKFVRELGINSLVREAYNGHDVKNFADLLWRFGLGKPVGSMDAACLSSSDELSPPFGKGPSRSCIVTPLQGSVPHAVFYDLTHDNQSPFDKRTAEDALSTGALVTFSRAALGSNKGFDDLYPKLLDLVTDDRLYEVSDPTKENGIGKVKRVLNHLHTQMMEEGYTEGHVHEEGQYIMIHRVHPITHKGYMLIARCAFKGFQGRGWIKPIKLSRTNISYLFGASVSTDFSQWKSDPKTHKGIPSKLEEIPQPNIVQGQDNDGLYSEISIPDRFDPGSVMVFSTSMDEIYPDLDAKIQSGAYEAFSELDLVDLNTILHRADGEERDATGGDGVYTIPNYGTLVYCGLEGWMHPLREIMKNNDLGHPLCAHLREGTWALDYVINRLQKQIGDLPRLSKPLQWLTERFDLIKSSCPAFMRPKYFALVIYEAYKAARRAVVEQSSEFISSGHSFTHDLALCSVQMYGLVKSASINPAKPVASLAAGLPHFAAGWARCWGRDVFISLRGLFLTTGNFPAARDHILSFGSTLKHGLIPNLLDSTRNPRYNCRDGPWWFCQNIQDYTKMCPNGLALLDDKVKRRFPADDTWVEWDHARAFEYESSVEDLVQEILQRHAEGIEFREYNAGPNLDMDMRDEGFNQKIWVDWDTGIIFGGNRYNCGTWMDKMGSSDKAGNKGLPATPRDGAPVEITGLLKSTLTWVDGLAKAGKWHSKGVQATIKGEKRLVTYKEWADLIQKSFEKCYYVPADPSEDVNYDVNPGMVNRRGIYKDVYGTPKDREWSDYQLRCNYTLPMIVAPELFTPEKAIGALQIADAVLRGPLGFKTLDPSDSQYRGDYDNSNDSHDQAVAKGWNYHQGPEWGFPTGWFLMAYLKFDRIAGEGKQDPTRTMHYISNILQKHAHHIDHDPWRGLPELTNSNGAYCYDSCNTQAWSASTILDVLEEMHKIGKQ, translated from the exons ATGGTATCACTCAAACCTACCTCGATCCAAATCCCATTGACCAACGGTACcactgctgctgctactaCTACTGGTGTGAAGACACCTAAAACACCTCAAGATGAAGCTATAGCGTTCTTCAGTGGGGGGAGTGATGGGAGACCGGTGCAGGTATGGGAGTTGGcgttggaggatgatggagggCCGGGAGAGGGTAAAGAT TATATACGTCTCCCTCCCCCGACTCGACCCTACGTCCTTCGATTCTCGATCCGACCAGGTACCAATGTCACTCGAAATGGTGTGTTGAAGTCTGATTTCCCCATGGACGGAGGGGAGTTCAAGAGAGGGgattggaaagagaggagattaCCTACCGATCTGAGCAA ACCAGTTCAGATCGACCTCCCAATTTCAGCACCCGGTGCCTTCTGCTACTACATCGAATACGATGGTCCCACCCCTTCCTCACCCAGAGTAACAGGTCGAAAAGGTTATTTCAACGTCGATCCAATAATCTCTTTACCTGAAAGAACACCATTCTTCACTTCGGAATCCGTCCAAAACCCATTGAGAGATACAAGCGCAGGGGTGGTCTTGCCTAAATCGACGAACGTTTCATTGGACGGTCTGATCATCTTGTCAGTTTTGGCCAaatggatgggaaagagtAACGAGTGGGAAAAACATTTCGAAGAAGCTTCGAGAAGAGGTTATAACATGTTACATTGGGCGCCATTGCAGCAACGTGGTTATTCAGGTTCACCCTATTCGATAAAAGATCAATTGTCTTACGACCAAGCTATATTGGTCAAcaaagatgtcaaagatggTGGTGTAGCTGAGATTGAAAAAGTCGTTAAAATGGCTAAAGAGAAATACGGACTTGGAAGTGTCACTGATGTGGTGTTAAATCATATGGCTTATGATAGTCCATGGTTGGAGGAGCATCCTGAAGCTG GTTACTCACCTCACAACACCCCTCATCTCGCCCCAGCCgtcgaattggaagatgcCATCCTCACCTTATCTTCCAAACTCGCTTCTTTGGGTTTACCTACCACCCTCCACTCAGAAGGTGACCTCCAGCAATTGATCCCTGCAATCCGAAGTGCCATCGATGAAGTCCGATTATGGGAGTATTACGTATTCGACGTTCGAAGCTCCGTATCTGAAGTTGGATCATCATTACTTCAAAACAACCCTGCTCCTAAACCATTCGAAAGTAACCTGTCAGGTAATCAATCACCCTCGCAATTAGCAGAAGTACTGAAGCACCAATCATCAGAATTGATCCAAGGGTACAAGGCTTACTCTGCAAGATACTGCTCAAGGGTCAAACCTGAGATTGCGGCTGGTTTCATCCAGAAGGCATTCCCTAATGAGTCACCTGAAAATCAAGTGAAAAAGTGGGGAGAGGTATTGGATGTTTTGAATGTCGATTTATATGCTGAGtgtaatgatgatgtcaatgCGGCTGTTGAAGGGATAGTAGGAAGATTGAGGTTTacaagattggaagatggtggacCTAAGTTGGGTGAGATCACTCAGGA GCGACCACTTGTCGAGAAATACTTCACCCGTCTCCCATCCAACTCCACCACATCTAAACACCCCAAAGCTTCTCTCGCATTAGCCAACAACGGATGGATGTGGGGGGCAGACCCACTCAAAAACTTTGCCGAGTACCCTTCGAAAGCATACATCCGAAGGCAGGTGATTGTATGGGACGATTGCGTCAAACTTCGATATGGTACCAAACGAGAAGACAACCCCTGGTTGTGGGACCATATGATCAAATACACCGAATTGCTCGCCGCGACCTTCGATGGATTTAGATTAGATAACTGTCATTCCACGCCTTTAGAATTGGGTGTGGCTGTCATCGATGCTGGACGAAGAATTAACCCTAATTTGTATATCATGGCGGAACTTTTCACGGGAAGTCAAGAGATGGATTTGAAGTTTGTCAGAGAACTTGGTATTAACAGTTTGGTCAGAGAGGCTTATAACGGTCATGATGTCAAGAACTTTGCTGatct ACTTTGGAGATTTGGTCTTGGCAAACCCgttg GCTCAATGGACGCAGCctgtctctcatcatccgatgaACTCTCTCCGCCATTCGGTAAAGGCCCCAGTCGATCATGTATCGTCACTCCCTTACAAGGTTCAGTACCTCATGCGGTCTTCTACGACTTGACTCACGATAATCAATCCCCATTCGATAAACGTACTGCTGAGGATGCTTTATCTACCGGTGCACTGGTCACTTTCTCCAGAGCCGCTCTGGGATCGAATAAGGGTTTCGATGACTTGTACCCTAAATTACTGGACTTGGTTACCGATGACAGATTGTATGAGGTGTCTGATCCTACCAAGGAGAATGGGATTGGAAAGGTCAAGAGGGTTCTGAACCATTTACATACCCAGATGATGGAAGAGGGATACACCGAGGGACACGTACATGAGGAAGGGCAG TACATCATGATCCATCGAGTGCACCCCATCACCCACAAGGGTTACATGCTCATTGCGCGTTGTGCATTCAAGGGCTtccaaggaagaggatgga TCAAACCCATCAAACTCTCTCGAACCAACATTTCATACCTTTTCGGTGCATCCGTCTCTACCGATTTCTCTCAATGGAAATCTGACCCCAAGACCCACAAAGGTATTCCATCCAAGCTTGAAGAAATCCCTCAACCTAACATTGTTCAAGGTCAAGATAACGATGGGCTATATAGTGAGATCAGCATTCCTGATAGATTTGATCCAGGTAGCGTTATGGTATTCTCCACTTCTATGGAT GAGATTTACCCCGATCTCGATGCCAAGATCCAATCTGGAGCATACGAAGCCTTCTCTGAACTCGATCTCGTCGACTTGAACACTATTCTCCACCGAGCAGATGGTGAAGAACGAGATGCTACTGGCGGTGATGGTGTGTACACTATACCCAATTATGGTACGCTCGTATACTGTGGTTTAGAAGGATGGATGCATCCCTTGAGAGAGATCATGAAGAATAACGATTTGGGTCATCCCCTCTGTGCGCATTTGAGGGAAGGTACATGGGCGTTAGACTATGTTATCAACCGATTACAGAA ACAAATTGGCGATTTACCCAGATTGTCTAAACCTTTACAATGGTTGACCGAACGATTCGACCTGATCAAATCGAGCTGTCCAGCATTCATGCGACCTAAATATTTCGCTTTAGTGATATACGAAGCTTACAAAGCTGCCAGACGAGCCGTTGTGGAGCAATCATCCGAATTTATTTCATCGGGACATTCGTTCACCCACGATTTGGCACTTTGTTCGGTACAGATGTACGGTTTGGTGAAATCAGCTAGTATCAACCCTGCTAAACCCGTTGCATCACTTGCTGCTGGTTTGCCGCACTTTGCAGCTGGGTGGGCTAGATGTTGGGGAAGAGATGTC TTCATATCCCTCAGAGGTCTATTCCTCACCACTGGAAATTTCCCTGCCGCTCGAGACCATATTTTATCTTTTGGTAGTACCCTCAAACACGGATTGATCCCTAACTTACTTGATTCTACGAGAAATCCAAGGTACAATTGTCGAGATGGACCAT GGTGGTTCTGTCAAAATATTCAGGATTACACTAAGATGTGTCCCAATGGTCTAGCACTGCTTGACGATAAGGTTAAAAGACGTTTCCCAGCGGATGATACTTGGGTAGAATGGGATCATGCACGAGCATTCGAATATGAAAGTTCGGTTGAGGATCTGGTACAGGAGATTCTACAGAGACATGCTGAAGGAATTGAGTTCAGGGAGTATAAT GCCGGTCCTAATCTCGATATGGAtatgagggatgaagggtTCAACCAGAAAATCTGGGTAGACTGGGATACTGGCATAATCTTTGGTGGTAACCGATACAACTGCGG TACCTGGATGGACAAGATGGGTTCATCTGATAAAGCTGGGAACAAAGGTCTACCTGCCACTCCAAGGGATGGTGCGCCAGTGGAAATCACCGGTTTATTAAAGAGTACCTTGACTTGGGTCGATGGATTGGCTAAAGCTGGCAAATGGCACTCTAAGGGTGTTCAAGCTACTA TCAAAGGAGAAAAACGATTGGTCACCTACAAGGAATGGGCGGATCTTATCCAGAAATCATTCGAGAAATGCTATTACGTCCCGGCGGACCCATCTGAAGATGTCAACTACGATGTCAACCCTGGTATGGTGAACCGAAGGGGTATCTACAAGGATGTGTACGGTACACCGAAAGATAGAGAATGGAGCGATTATCAA TTACGATGTAATTACACTCTACCTATGATCGTCGCACCGGAACTGTTCACTCCTGAAAAAGCCATTGGCGCTCTCCAGATTGCCGATGCGGTGTTGAGAGGTCCATTGGGATTCAAGACTCTCGACCCTTCAGATAGTCAGTACAGGGGTGATTATGATAATTCGAATGATAGTCATGATCAAGCGGTCGCGAAGGGATGGAAC TACCACCAAGGTCCAGAATGGGGTTTCCCAACTGGATGGTTCTTAATGGCTTATCTCAAGTTTGATAGAATagctggtgaaggtaaaCAA GATCCAACCCGAACGATGCATTATATCTCTAATATCCTCCAGAAACACGCtcatcatattgatcatgatccttGGAGAGGTCTTCCAGAGTTGACCAACAGTA ACGGTGCATACTGTTACGATTCATGTAATACTCAAGCTTGGAGTGCTAGTACCATCTTGGATGTGTTGGAGGAAATGCACAAGATCGGTAAACAATAG
- a CDS encoding 60S ribosomal protein eL42, with product MFNLVNRTRRTYCKGKACKKHTPHKVTQYKKGKDSLAAQGKRRYDRKQSGYGGQTKPVFHKKAKTTKKVVLRLECTICKTKHQLSLKRCKHFELGGDKKQRGAAISF from the exons ATGTTCAACCTCGTCAACAGGACTCGTCGAACCT ACTGCAAGGGTAAAGCCTGCAAGAAGCACACCCCTCACAAGGTGACCCAATACAAGAAGGGTAAAGATTCTCTTGCTGCCCAAGGAAAGCGACGATACGACC GAAAACAATCCGGTTACGGTGGTCAAACCAAACCCGTTTTCCAcaagaaagccaagact ACCAAGAAAGTCGTACTCCGACTCGAATGTACCATCTGTAAGACCAAGCACCAACTTTCTCTCAAGCGATGCAAGCACTTCGAGCTCGGTGGTGACAAGAAACAAAGAGGTGCCGCCATCTCTTTCTAA
- a CDS encoding 40S ribosomal protein uS13, which translates to MSFAPLEAHQQFQHILRLLNTNVAGQGKIMYALTEIKGVGRRYANLVCKKADVDLNKRAGELNSDELERIVTIMQNPAQFKIPNWFLNRQRDIVDGKNSHVLSNVIDQRLREDLERLKKIRSHRGLRHHWGLRVRGQHTKTTGRRVGKTVVGKKK; encoded by the exons ATGTCGTTCGCTCCCCTCGAGGCTCATCAACAATTCCAA CACATTCTCCGTCTCTTGAACACCAACGTCGCTGGTCAAGGTAAGATCATGTACGCTCTTACCGAAATCAAGGGTGTTGGTCGACGATACGCCAACTTGGTCTGCAAGAAGGCCGATGTTGATCTTAACAAGCG AGCCGGTGAATTGAACTCCGATGAACTCGAACGAATCGTCACCATCATGCAAAACCCCGCTCAATTCAAGATCCCCAACTGGTTCTTGAACAGACAAAGAGATATCGTTGACGGTAAAAACTCCCACGTTCTCTCCAACGTCATCGACCAAAGACTCAGAGAAGATCTCGAAcgattgaagaagatcagatccCACAGAGGTCTCAGACACCACTGGGGTCTCAGAGTTAGAGGTCAACACACCAAGACCAC CGGTCGACGAGTCGGTAAGACCGTTGTCGGTAAGAAGAAGTAA